One window of Dechloromonas sp. ZY10 genomic DNA carries:
- a CDS encoding chemotaxis protein CheA: protein MDELTSVFIQEGREQLQAMESGLLELEQNPDNHDGINGIFRAAHTVKGASGVIECHFIESFMHKVENVLDRLRNGEIAVSSDLTGLLLRCCDQLGALMDVLEAGQPDAPAPVQATGDGLLLELAVYTGGAPAAIAGSGEHCEEDSNPAAVNTDSWHISVRFGPHVLRGGMDPLSFIRYLASLGEIQALETVPDAMPAVAEMDPESCYLGFEIRLQTRASKADIERVFDFCRDDCDLRILPPNSKLAEYVKLIRELPEDDMRLGEMLVRCGALTQSELDDGLLSQQQPEHSEDSEQPHIGEILVDQKVVHKEVVEAAISKQHQVSEKKAVEARLIRVQADKLDQLIDLVGELVIAGASANLLAQRSGQSDLVESTSVLSRLVENIRDSALQLRMVQIGETFNRFNRVVRDVSKELGKEINLVISGAETELDKSVVEKIGDPLMHLVRNSMDHGIEAPDTREAKGKPRSGTLELNAYHDSGSIVIEVIDDGAGLPRDKILNKAIEKGLVQPTQTLTDQEIINLIWEPGFSTADKVTNLSGRGVGMDVVRRNIQSLRGSCEVSSTEGNGATFTIRLPLTLAIIDGFLVGVGRAAYVIPLDMVIECIELKTNTADRDFLNLRGEVLPFVRLREMFDIPGERPARENIVVVQYAGQKAGIVVDQLMGEFQTVIKPLSSIFRHLRGIGGSTILGSGEVALILDVQALIQRNARAEEREMNTASSLLRSTVTNQ, encoded by the coding sequence ATGGATGAACTTACCAGCGTCTTTATCCAGGAAGGGCGCGAGCAACTGCAGGCGATGGAAAGCGGTTTGCTCGAACTGGAGCAAAACCCGGACAACCATGACGGAATCAATGGCATCTTCCGGGCAGCCCATACAGTCAAAGGAGCTTCGGGCGTCATTGAATGCCACTTCATCGAAAGCTTTATGCACAAGGTTGAGAACGTACTCGACCGCCTGCGCAATGGAGAGATTGCAGTCTCCTCTGACCTGACCGGCCTGCTGCTCCGTTGCTGCGATCAACTGGGTGCGCTGATGGACGTTCTCGAAGCGGGTCAGCCGGATGCGCCGGCACCAGTACAGGCCACCGGCGATGGCTTGTTGCTCGAACTGGCCGTCTACACGGGAGGCGCTCCGGCCGCAATTGCCGGATCTGGCGAGCACTGCGAGGAAGACAGCAATCCGGCTGCGGTCAACACCGACAGCTGGCATATTTCGGTTCGTTTTGGCCCGCATGTGCTGCGCGGCGGAATGGACCCGCTTTCCTTCATCCGCTACCTGGCCAGCCTGGGCGAAATTCAGGCCCTCGAAACGGTACCCGATGCCATGCCGGCAGTTGCCGAGATGGATCCCGAATCCTGCTACCTGGGTTTTGAAATCCGCTTGCAGACCCGCGCCTCAAAGGCAGACATCGAGCGTGTCTTCGACTTCTGCCGCGACGATTGCGACCTGCGCATCCTGCCGCCGAACAGCAAGCTGGCCGAATACGTCAAATTGATCCGCGAACTCCCCGAGGACGACATGCGTCTGGGAGAGATGCTCGTCCGCTGCGGAGCACTGACCCAGAGCGAACTCGACGACGGTCTCCTTTCGCAGCAGCAACCGGAACATAGCGAAGACAGCGAACAACCACACATTGGTGAGATTCTGGTCGACCAAAAGGTGGTTCATAAGGAAGTAGTCGAAGCAGCGATCAGCAAGCAACACCAGGTCAGTGAAAAGAAGGCGGTCGAAGCCCGCCTGATTCGGGTTCAAGCCGACAAGCTGGACCAGTTGATTGATCTGGTTGGCGAGCTGGTGATTGCTGGAGCTTCAGCCAACCTGCTGGCGCAGCGCAGCGGCCAAAGCGATCTGGTCGAATCGACTTCGGTTTTGTCACGACTGGTCGAGAACATCCGCGACTCCGCACTGCAACTGCGGATGGTCCAGATCGGAGAAACCTTCAACCGCTTCAACCGGGTAGTCCGCGATGTCTCCAAGGAGCTGGGCAAGGAAATCAATCTGGTGATCAGCGGTGCGGAAACCGAACTCGACAAGTCGGTGGTGGAAAAGATTGGCGACCCATTGATGCATCTGGTCCGCAACTCCATGGACCACGGTATCGAAGCCCCGGACACCCGCGAAGCAAAGGGCAAGCCGCGATCCGGAACGCTTGAACTCAACGCCTACCACGACTCCGGCAGCATTGTGATTGAGGTGATTGACGACGGCGCGGGTCTGCCGCGCGACAAGATACTCAACAAGGCGATCGAGAAGGGGCTGGTGCAACCGACACAAACCTTGACCGACCAGGAAATCATCAACCTGATCTGGGAGCCCGGCTTCTCCACCGCTGACAAGGTGACCAACCTGTCCGGCCGCGGCGTCGGCATGGACGTCGTCCGCCGCAACATTCAAAGCCTGCGTGGCAGTTGCGAAGTTTCCAGCACCGAAGGCAACGGTGCAACCTTCACCATCCGTCTGCCGCTGACACTGGCGATCATCGACGGCTTCCTGGTTGGGGTTGGCCGGGCTGCCTATGTCATCCCGCTCGACATGGTGATCGAGTGCATCGAACTGAAGACCAATACCGCTGACCGCGATTTCCTCAATCTGCGCGGCGAAGTCCTGCCTTTTGTCCGCCTGCGCGAAATGTTCGACATTCCCGGGGAACGGCCGGCACGCGAAAACATCGTCGTCGTCCAATACGCAGGCCAGAAGGCCGGGATTGTCGTCGATCAGTTGATGGGTGAGTTCCAGACCGTAATCAAGCCGCTCTCCAGCATTTTCCGCCATCTGCGCGGGATTGGCGGCTCGACCATCCTGGGCAGCGGTGAAGTCGCGCTGATCCTCGATGTACAGGCGTTGATACAGCGCAATGCACGAGCCGAAGAACGCGAAATGAACACAGCCAGCAGCCTGCTGCGGTCAACTGTGACAAATCAATAA
- a CDS encoding chemotaxis protein CheD has protein sequence MIDYTSLPSREIERLSRSIGPGEWAIERHRPISTLLGSCVAVCLYDTGVPIAGMNHFMLPQMKKSAHADEDVLLAGDACMEALLNAMLAQGAARHRIRAKAFGGGTVIDANLPNSLSIGKKNSDFTRDWLERESIPLIASDFLGPWSRKVLLVPANGDAYCKRVTSSLIKAESLRREQEAYAASLHVQQATASSKKIELF, from the coding sequence ATGATTGATTACACCTCCCTCCCTTCGCGTGAAATCGAGCGCCTGTCCCGCAGCATCGGACCGGGCGAATGGGCCATCGAGCGGCATCGGCCGATTTCGACCCTGCTCGGCTCCTGCGTTGCCGTCTGCCTCTACGACACCGGGGTGCCAATCGCCGGCATGAATCACTTCATGCTGCCGCAAATGAAAAAAAGCGCGCATGCCGACGAAGATGTGCTTCTCGCCGGCGATGCCTGCATGGAAGCCTTGCTCAATGCAATGCTGGCACAGGGAGCTGCCCGCCACCGGATTCGCGCCAAGGCTTTTGGCGGCGGTACGGTAATCGATGCCAACTTGCCGAACTCCTTGTCGATCGGCAAGAAAAATTCTGATTTCACCCGGGACTGGCTGGAGCGTGAAAGCATTCCGCTGATCGCATCCGACTTCCTCGGCCCCTGGTCGCGCAAGGTCCTGCTCGTTCCGGCCAATGGCGATGCCTACTGCAAACGTGTAACCTCCAGCCTGATCAAGGCGGAATCCCTGCGCCGCGAACAGGAAGCCTACGCCGCCTCACTGCATGTGCAGCAAGCCACCGCCTCTTCCAAGAAAATCGAGTTGTTTTGA
- a CDS encoding chemotaxis response regulator protein-glutamate methylesterase, producing MADKIKVMIVDDSALVRQVVSQALAKEPGIEVIATASDPVFALDKLKSLWPDVIVLDIEMPRMDGISFLKKIMAERPTPVIICSSLAEKGAQATFDAMAAGAVSIITKPKAGLKAFLEDASNDIAQAVRAAARANLRALTRSSSASNTAAAAALVNRPKISADVMLPPGGSSTAMARTTDQLIAIGTSTGGTQALEAVLTRLPSTCLGIVIVQHMPEKFTAMFAERLNGLCEIEVREARNGDRVMPGRALIAPGGKHMMVKRSGAQYIVDVVDGPLVNRHKPSVDVLFRSVAKFVGANALGVIMTGMGDDGARGLKEMKDAGAKTIAQDEASCVVFGMPKEAIKLGGADQVMPLERIPDAMIAYTRSNL from the coding sequence ATGGCAGACAAAATCAAAGTCATGATCGTCGACGACTCCGCGCTGGTGCGGCAAGTCGTTTCCCAGGCACTGGCCAAGGAGCCGGGGATCGAAGTAATCGCCACCGCCTCCGACCCGGTCTTTGCACTCGACAAGCTCAAGAGCCTGTGGCCGGACGTGATCGTGCTGGACATCGAAATGCCGCGCATGGACGGCATTTCCTTCCTCAAAAAAATCATGGCTGAACGGCCGACGCCGGTAATCATTTGCTCGTCGCTCGCCGAAAAAGGCGCGCAGGCCACCTTTGACGCGATGGCAGCCGGCGCGGTCAGCATCATCACCAAACCCAAGGCTGGTCTCAAAGCCTTTCTCGAAGACGCCTCGAACGACATCGCGCAAGCCGTCAGGGCCGCAGCCCGCGCCAACCTGCGCGCACTGACCCGGAGCAGCAGCGCCTCAAACACGGCTGCCGCAGCAGCCCTGGTCAACCGGCCCAAGATTTCCGCCGACGTGATGCTGCCCCCCGGCGGCAGTTCCACCGCGATGGCCCGCACCACCGACCAGCTGATCGCGATCGGCACCTCGACCGGCGGTACCCAGGCGCTCGAAGCAGTGCTGACCCGCCTGCCGTCGACCTGCCTGGGCATCGTCATCGTCCAGCACATGCCGGAAAAGTTCACCGCGATGTTTGCCGAACGCCTTAATGGCCTGTGCGAAATCGAGGTCCGCGAGGCCAGGAACGGCGACCGCGTGATGCCGGGGCGGGCGCTGATCGCGCCCGGCGGCAAGCACATGATGGTCAAGCGCAGCGGCGCCCAGTACATCGTCGATGTTGTCGACGGGCCGCTGGTCAACCGCCACAAGCCCTCGGTCGACGTACTGTTCCGCTCGGTCGCCAAATTCGTCGGGGCCAATGCCCTGGGCGTCATCATGACCGGGATGGGTGACGACGGCGCGCGCGGCCTCAAGGAAATGAAGGACGCCGGTGCCAAGACCATCGCCCAGGACGAAGCCTCGTGCGTGGTCTTCGGCATGCCCAAGGAAGCAATCAAGCTCGGCGGTGCTGACCAGGTGATGCCGCTGGAGCGGATTCCCGACGCCATGATTGCCTACACCCGCAGCAATCTCTGA
- a CDS encoding chemotaxis protein CheW encodes MGHPAPHGANSRPAASAAGGTPQQYLTFTLGGEMFALAILNVKEIIEYGSITEIPMMPTFIRGVINLRGAVVPVIDLACRFGGQPTQVARRTCIIIVELIEGDQKHDIGVMVDAVSEVLEIAAADIEPPPAFGARIRADFISGMGKVGGKFVIILDIGHVLSVEEIAMLSQIADSEQDSAS; translated from the coding sequence ATGGGACACCCCGCTCCACACGGCGCCAATAGCCGTCCGGCAGCCTCCGCTGCCGGCGGTACGCCGCAGCAATACCTCACCTTTACCTTGGGCGGCGAGATGTTTGCCCTCGCCATCCTCAACGTCAAGGAAATCATCGAGTACGGCAGCATCACCGAAATCCCAATGATGCCCACCTTCATCCGTGGCGTGATCAACCTGCGCGGCGCCGTCGTTCCAGTCATCGACCTCGCCTGCCGCTTCGGCGGCCAGCCTACCCAGGTCGCCCGCCGTACCTGCATCATCATCGTCGAGCTGATCGAAGGTGACCAGAAACACGATATCGGCGTGATGGTCGATGCCGTTTCCGAAGTCCTCGAAATCGCTGCCGCTGACATCGAACCCCCTCCCGCCTTCGGCGCACGCATCCGCGCCGACTTCATCTCCGGCATGGGCAAGGTCGGCGGCAAGTTCGTCATCATCCTCGATATCGGCCATGTCCTCTCCGTCGAGGAAATCGCCATGCTCTCCCAGATCGCTGACAGCGAACAGGATTCGGCCAGCTAG
- a CDS encoding methyl-accepting chemotaxis protein: protein MSLAKRLYLLICAAALGVAAVAGIGFTQMVSVFNQANYSNENVVPSLIVLNRSQQEFSRLRIAVFRLILNNDAAKAPEFEGRVKEALEKTATELKRYENLLSDDKDKQLFQNSQTLLKEYDGALKLILRNDRTQDTIAQGGAVAEKLNQALAAQSLYNEELAKTAADAAQSTRSSANIMLLVCGLLTLLAVTALGLITLRAVLRQLGGEPAVATELARQIGDGDLSGEIPLTANDNDSLMAAMKSMQTSLRNMAAEAGRLEQAAIEGRLATRADVSRYKGEYGRIVAGINATLDAVIGPLNVAASYVDRISKGDIPPRISDTYNGDFNTLKNNLNTCIDAVNKLISDAGLLAQAAVAGQLSTRADAAQHQGDFRRIVEGVNNTLDAVIGPLNVAASYVDRIAKGDIPHKITDSYNGDFNAIKNNLNTCIDAINKLVADANMLSAAAVAGKLDTRAEASLHQGDFRRIVEGVNDTLDAVVSPIQDVQRVMSAMAAGDMTQTIAKAYQGDFATLKDSINDTIGKLSETVSQIITAADALSNAAGQVSATAQSLSQSSSEQAASVEETTASLEEMTASVAQNTENAKVTDNMASKAAKEAGEGGDAVGKTVEAMKSIADKIGIIDDIAYQTNLLALNAAIEAARAGEHGKGFAVVAAEVRKLAERSQVAAQEIGELAGSSVKAAERAGSLLQEMVPSIQKTSDLVQEIAMASQEQSSGVLQINNAMGQLNKATQQNASASEELAATAEELGGQAGQLQQLMGFFQVDDGHHRGAYRPALPSSRPAASAPRAAVASRPSVAAFDESDFEKF from the coding sequence ATGTCCCTCGCCAAAAGGCTTTATTTACTCATTTGTGCCGCCGCACTCGGTGTAGCAGCCGTTGCCGGTATTGGCTTCACCCAAATGGTGAGCGTTTTCAACCAGGCAAACTACTCCAACGAAAACGTCGTTCCCAGCCTGATTGTTCTGAACCGCTCACAGCAGGAGTTTTCCCGACTGCGAATCGCTGTCTTTCGTCTGATCCTCAACAACGATGCCGCCAAGGCGCCGGAATTTGAGGGGCGGGTCAAGGAAGCCCTGGAAAAGACTGCGACTGAACTCAAGCGCTATGAAAACCTGCTCAGCGATGACAAGGACAAGCAACTCTTCCAAAACAGCCAGACCCTGCTCAAGGAATACGACGGCGCCCTCAAGCTAATCCTGCGCAATGATCGGACACAGGACACCATCGCCCAAGGTGGGGCTGTTGCCGAAAAGCTGAACCAGGCGCTTGCCGCACAGTCGCTGTATAACGAGGAACTGGCCAAAACTGCAGCCGATGCAGCGCAAAGCACCCGCAGTTCGGCCAACATCATGTTGCTGGTCTGCGGCCTTCTGACCCTGCTCGCAGTCACCGCACTCGGCCTGATTACCCTGCGTGCGGTTCTCCGCCAACTGGGCGGTGAACCGGCGGTCGCCACCGAGCTGGCCCGTCAGATCGGCGACGGTGACCTCAGCGGCGAAATCCCCCTGACTGCCAACGACAATGACAGTCTGATGGCCGCGATGAAGTCGATGCAGACCAGCCTGCGTAACATGGCGGCCGAAGCCGGACGCCTCGAACAGGCGGCCATCGAAGGCCGCCTTGCCACCCGCGCCGATGTCAGCCGCTACAAAGGCGAGTACGGCCGTATCGTTGCGGGCATCAACGCGACGCTGGATGCCGTGATCGGGCCGCTCAACGTCGCCGCCAGCTACGTCGACCGCATCTCCAAGGGCGACATCCCACCACGTATCTCCGACACCTACAACGGCGACTTCAACACCCTCAAGAACAACCTCAACACCTGTATCGACGCCGTCAATAAACTGATCTCTGATGCCGGCCTGCTCGCCCAGGCCGCCGTCGCCGGCCAACTCTCCACCCGCGCCGACGCCGCGCAGCACCAGGGCGACTTCCGCCGCATCGTCGAAGGCGTCAATAACACCCTCGACGCCGTCATCGGCCCCCTCAACGTCGCTGCCAGCTACGTCGACCGCATCGCCAAGGGCGACATCCCCCACAAGATCACCGACAGCTACAACGGCGATTTCAACGCCATCAAGAACAACCTCAACACCTGCATCGACGCCATCAACAAACTCGTCGCCGATGCCAACATGCTCTCCGCTGCTGCCGTCGCCGGCAAGCTCGACACCCGGGCCGAGGCCTCCCTGCATCAGGGCGACTTCCGTCGTATCGTCGAAGGCGTCAACGACACCCTCGACGCCGTCGTCTCTCCGATCCAGGACGTGCAACGCGTGATGTCCGCGATGGCCGCCGGCGACATGACCCAGACCATCGCCAAGGCCTACCAGGGCGATTTCGCCACCCTCAAGGATTCGATCAACGACACCATCGGCAAACTCTCGGAAACCGTTTCCCAGATCATCACCGCTGCCGACGCGCTCTCGAATGCCGCCGGCCAGGTCTCGGCCACCGCCCAGAGCCTCTCGCAGTCCTCTTCCGAACAAGCTGCCTCGGTCGAGGAAACCACCGCGTCGCTTGAGGAAATGACCGCTTCGGTCGCCCAGAACACCGAGAACGCCAAGGTCACCGACAACATGGCCTCCAAGGCCGCCAAGGAAGCCGGCGAAGGCGGCGATGCCGTCGGCAAGACCGTCGAAGCCATGAAGTCGATTGCCGACAAGATCGGCATCATCGACGACATTGCCTATCAGACCAACCTGCTCGCCTTGAACGCCGCCATCGAAGCCGCCCGCGCCGGCGAACATGGCAAGGGCTTTGCCGTCGTCGCCGCCGAAGTGCGCAAGCTCGCCGAGCGTTCGCAGGTTGCCGCTCAGGAAATCGGCGAACTCGCCGGTTCCTCGGTCAAGGCCGCCGAGCGCGCCGGTTCGCTGCTCCAGGAAATGGTCCCCTCGATCCAGAAGACCTCCGACCTGGTCCAGGAAATCGCCATGGCCAGCCAGGAACAGTCTTCCGGCGTCCTCCAGATCAACAACGCGATGGGACAACTCAACAAGGCGACGCAGCAGAACGCTTCGGCCTCCGAAGAGCTCGCCGCCACCGCTGAGGAACTCGGCGGCCAGGCCGGCCAGCTGCAGCAGTTGATGGGCTTCTTCCAGGTCGACGATGGGCATCATCGTGGCGCTTACCGCCCGGCCCTGCCCAGCAGCCGCCCCGCCGCCTCCGCACCCCGTGCCGCCGTTGCCAGCCGCCCCAGCGTGGCCGCCTTCGACGAGTCCGACTTCGAGAAGTTCTGA
- a CDS encoding methyl-accepting chemotaxis protein, with translation MLNNMKIGLRLGIGFAATLLLLLTISVVGTLRLGQLTDNLDLVINDRNPKIAQANDIIDALNVIARSMRNALLETTPDKVKRELERITDQRRIIGERIEKLDATISTPKGKEALKAMKDARAAYVPMQEKFVELAKAGKRDEALELMLGTIRKQQSDYFKAINDLIGMLNEITASEGKTAIDSAQNAQKLMIGLALLAALLTIVFALLITRSITRPVGEVVDAARKMAAGDFNFTLASSNRDEVGEVVRAVASVQGSVQSMTQDVNALVAAATAGQLATRADAGKHQGDFAKIVAGINATLDAVIGPLNVAASYVDRISKGDIPPRISDTYNGDFNTLKNNLNTCIDAVNKLISDAGLLAQAAVAGQLSTRADAAQHQGDFRRIVEGVNNTLDAVIGPLNVAASYVDRIAKGDIPHKITDSYNGDFNAIKNNLNTCIDAINKLVADANMLSAAAVAGKLDTRAEASLHQGDFRRIVEGVNDTLDAVVSPIQDVQRVMSAMAAGDMTQTIAKAYQGDFATLKDSINDTIGKLSETVSQIITAADALSNAAGQVSATAQSLSQSSSEQAASVEETTASLEEMTASVAQNTENAKVTDNMASKAAKEAGEGGDAVGKTVEAMKSIADKIGIIDDIAYQTNLLALNAAIEAARAGEHGKGFAVVAAEVRKLAERSQVAAQEIGELAGSSVKAAERAGSLLQEMVPSIQKTSDLVQEIAMASQEQSSGVLQINNAMGQLNKATQQNASASEELAATAEELGGQAGQLQQLMGFFQVDDGHHRGAYRPALPSSRPAASAPRAAVASRPSVAAFDESDFEKF, from the coding sequence ATGCTGAACAACATGAAGATCGGCCTGCGTCTGGGCATAGGTTTCGCTGCTACCTTGCTGTTGCTACTGACCATCTCGGTAGTCGGCACCCTGCGCCTCGGCCAACTCACCGACAATCTCGACTTGGTGATCAACGATCGCAACCCCAAAATCGCCCAGGCCAACGACATCATCGATGCCCTGAACGTGATCGCCCGTTCAATGCGCAATGCACTGTTGGAAACAACACCAGACAAGGTCAAGCGTGAACTTGAGCGGATTACCGACCAACGCCGGATCATTGGCGAGCGGATCGAGAAACTGGATGCAACAATCTCGACTCCCAAGGGCAAGGAAGCCCTCAAGGCGATGAAGGATGCGCGCGCGGCCTATGTTCCGATGCAGGAAAAATTCGTTGAGTTGGCCAAGGCAGGCAAGCGCGACGAAGCGCTGGAACTGATGCTTGGTACCATCCGGAAACAGCAGTCCGACTATTTCAAGGCAATCAACGACCTGATCGGGATGCTCAACGAAATTACCGCCAGCGAAGGCAAGACAGCGATCGATAGTGCTCAGAATGCCCAAAAACTGATGATCGGGCTGGCATTGCTGGCCGCCTTACTGACCATTGTCTTCGCCCTGCTGATCACCCGTAGCATCACCCGCCCGGTTGGCGAAGTCGTCGATGCCGCCCGCAAAATGGCTGCCGGCGATTTCAATTTCACTCTCGCCTCCAGCAATCGCGACGAAGTCGGAGAAGTCGTCCGGGCAGTAGCCTCGGTTCAAGGTTCGGTCCAGTCCATGACGCAGGATGTCAACGCGCTGGTTGCCGCTGCCACCGCCGGGCAACTGGCCACCCGTGCCGATGCTGGCAAACATCAGGGCGATTTCGCAAAAATCGTTGCGGGCATCAACGCGACGCTGGATGCCGTGATCGGGCCGCTCAACGTCGCTGCCAGCTACGTCGACCGCATCTCCAAGGGCGACATCCCACCACGTATCTCCGACACCTACAACGGCGACTTCAACACCCTCAAGAACAACCTCAACACCTGTATCGACGCCGTCAATAAACTGATCTCTGATGCCGGCCTGCTCGCCCAGGCCGCCGTCGCCGGCCAACTCTCCACCCGCGCCGACGCCGCGCAGCACCAGGGCGACTTCCGCCGCATCGTCGAAGGCGTCAATAACACCCTCGACGCCGTCATCGGCCCCCTCAACGTCGCTGCCAGCTACGTCGACCGCATCGCCAAGGGCGACATCCCCCACAAGATCACCGACAGCTACAACGGCGATTTCAACGCCATCAAGAACAACCTCAACACCTGCATCGACGCCATCAACAAACTCGTCGCCGATGCCAACATGCTCTCCGCTGCTGCCGTCGCCGGCAAGCTCGACACCCGGGCCGAGGCCTCCCTGCATCAGGGCGACTTCCGTCGTATCGTCGAAGGCGTCAACGACACCCTCGACGCCGTCGTCTCTCCGATCCAGGACGTGCAACGCGTGATGTCCGCGATGGCCGCCGGCGACATGACCCAGACCATCGCCAAGGCCTACCAGGGCGATTTCGCCACCCTCAAGGATTCGATCAACGACACCATCGGCAAACTCTCGGAAACCGTTTCCCAGATCATCACCGCTGCCGACGCGCTCTCGAATGCCGCCGGCCAGGTCTCGGCCACCGCCCAGAGCCTCTCGCAGTCCTCTTCCGAACAAGCTGCCTCGGTCGAGGAAACCACCGCGTCGCTTGAGGAAATGACCGCTTCGGTCGCCCAGAACACCGAGAACGCCAAGGTCACCGACAACATGGCCTCCAAGGCCGCCAAGGAAGCCGGCGAAGGCGGCGATGCCGTCGGCAAGACCGTCGAAGCCATGAAGTCGATTGCCGACAAGATCGGCATCATCGACGACATTGCCTATCAGACCAACCTGCTCGCCTTGAACGCCGCCATCGAAGCCGCCCGCGCCGGCGAACATGGCAAGGGCTTTGCCGTCGTCGCCGCCGAAGTGCGCAAGCTCGCCGAGCGTTCGCAGGTTGCCGCTCAGGAAATCGGCGAACTCGCCGGTTCCTCGGTCAAGGCCGCCGAGCGCGCCGGTTCGCTGCTCCAGGAAATGGTCCCCTCGATCCAGAAGACCTCCGACCTGGTCCAGGAAATCGCCATGGCCAGCCAGGAACAGTCTTCCGGCGTCCTCCAGATCAACAACGCGATGGGACAACTCAACAAGGCGACGCAGCAGAACGCTTCGGCCTCCGAAGAGCTCGCCGCCACCGCTGAGGAACTCGGCGGCCAGGCCGGCCAGCTGCAGCAGTTGATGGGCTTCTTCCAGGTCGACGATGGGCATCATCGTGGCGCTTACCGCCCGGCCCTGCCCAGCAGCCGCCCCGCCGCCTCCGCACCCCGTGCCGCCGTTGCCAGCCGCCCCAGCGTGGCCGCCTTCGACGAGTCCGACTTCGAGAAGTTCTGA
- a CDS encoding protein-glutamate O-methyltransferase CheR, with product MQAPAITDQEFGLFQRLIYKIAGINLADSKKVLLVGRLQKRLRHHQLDTFTQYYRMLASGQHPDELQTMVDLLTTNETYFFREPKHFDFLIEEILRPRRNPGTFRILSAASSTGEEAYTMAMVLAENLKNSPWEVVGTDISTQVLEKARRGHYPLERNEGIPPAYLSRYCLKGVRSQEGTFLISSELRKRVSFHHLNLTLPVTQDLGIFEVIFLRNVMIYFDSDTKRKVVGNLLPLLAPGGYLIIGHSETLNGISDGLIALRPTIYQKA from the coding sequence ATGCAAGCCCCCGCCATTACCGACCAGGAATTCGGATTGTTCCAGCGGCTGATCTACAAGATCGCCGGGATCAACCTTGCCGATAGCAAAAAGGTGCTGCTGGTCGGACGCCTGCAAAAGCGGCTGCGCCACCACCAGCTGGATACTTTCACGCAGTATTACCGGATGCTTGCCAGTGGCCAGCACCCGGATGAACTGCAGACAATGGTCGACCTGCTGACGACCAACGAGACCTATTTCTTCCGCGAACCCAAGCATTTCGACTTCCTGATTGAGGAAATCTTGCGCCCTCGCCGCAATCCGGGGACCTTCCGGATTCTCAGTGCAGCCAGTTCGACCGGGGAAGAAGCCTACACGATGGCGATGGTACTCGCCGAAAATCTCAAAAACAGCCCTTGGGAAGTGGTTGGAACCGACATCAGCACCCAGGTTCTGGAAAAGGCCCGGCGCGGCCACTATCCGCTGGAGCGTAACGAAGGCATTCCCCCCGCCTATCTCTCCCGATACTGCCTGAAGGGTGTCCGTTCGCAGGAAGGCACCTTCCTGATCTCCAGCGAGTTGCGCAAGCGGGTCAGCTTCCACCACCTCAATCTGACCCTGCCAGTCACTCAGGATCTGGGAATCTTCGAAGTGATCTTCCTGCGCAATGTGATGATCTATTTTGACTCGGACACCAAGCGCAAGGTGGTAGGCAATCTGCTCCCCTTGCTGGCCCCGGGCGGATACCTGATCATAGGCCACTCGGAAACGCTGAACGGCATCAGCGATGGCCTGATCGCCCTGCGCCCGACCATTTACCAGAAAGCATAA
- a CDS encoding chemotaxis protein CheW, with amino-acid sequence MGHPAPHGANSRPAASAAGGTPQQYLTFTLGGEMFALAILNVKEIIEYGSITEIPMMPTFIRGVINLRGAVVPVIDLACRFGGQPTQVARRTCIIIVELIEGDQKHDIGVMVDAVSEVLEIAAADIEPPPAFGARIRADFISGMGKVGGKFVIILDIGHVLSVEEIAMLSQIADSEQDSSN; translated from the coding sequence ATGGGACACCCCGCTCCACACGGCGCCAATAGCCGTCCGGCAGCCTCCGCTGCCGGCGGTACGCCGCAGCAATACCTCACCTTTACCTTGGGCGGCGAGATGTTTGCCCTCGCCATCCTCAACGTCAAGGAAATCATCGAGTACGGCAGCATCACCGAAATCCCAATGATGCCCACCTTCATCCGTGGCGTGATCAACCTGCGCGGCGCCGTCGTTCCAGTCATCGACCTCGCCTGCCGCTTCGGCGGCCAGCCTACCCAGGTCGCCCGCCGTACCTGCATCATCATCGTCGAGCTGATCGAAGGTGACCAGAAACACGATATCGGCGTGATGGTCGATGCCGTTTCCGAAGTCCTCGAAATCGCTGCCGCTGACATCGAACCCCCTCCCGCCTTCGGCGCACGCATCCGCGCCGACTTCATCTCCGGCATGGGCAAGGTCGGCGGCAAGTTCGTCATCATCCTCGATATCGGCCATGTCCTCTCCGTCGAGGAAATCGCCATGCTCTCCCAGATCGCTGACAGCGAACAGGATTCCAGCAACTGA